Proteins encoded in a region of the Geobacillus genomosp. 3 genome:
- a CDS encoding glycosyltransferase family 2 protein → MKRKRVIVFLPAHNEEEAIGDVIRRIPRRFHPDVEVSVLVIDDGSMDRTVEVAEEAGADYICRLPENRGLGAAVRRGLEECVRLGADIGVMIDADNEYPPEQIPDILAPIFAGEADYTIGSRFLGTIRGMKWHRRLGNYVFTCLQSLLLGQRLYDGQSGMRAFSRQAMEQAEIIHDYNYAQVLTLNLVRKGFRLKEVPIRYQVRTTGRSFIKFTAYMTSVIPAIWKEMSRPVDKVAIDRDAHVLSQEWTRHCS, encoded by the coding sequence ATGAAACGGAAGCGGGTCATCGTTTTTTTGCCGGCGCATAATGAGGAAGAAGCTATCGGGGACGTTATTCGTCGCATTCCGCGCCGCTTTCACCCTGATGTCGAAGTAAGTGTTCTTGTCATTGACGATGGATCGATGGATCGGACGGTCGAGGTGGCAGAAGAAGCGGGGGCCGATTACATTTGTCGCCTGCCGGAAAACCGCGGTCTTGGGGCGGCGGTGCGCCGCGGGCTTGAGGAATGCGTGCGTCTCGGTGCAGATATCGGGGTCATGATCGACGCCGACAACGAATACCCGCCAGAGCAAATTCCCGACATTTTGGCTCCCATTTTTGCAGGAGAAGCCGACTATACGATCGGCTCACGCTTTCTCGGCACGATTCGCGGCATGAAATGGCATCGCCGTCTCGGCAACTATGTGTTCACCTGCCTGCAGTCGCTCCTTCTTGGCCAGCGCCTTTACGACGGGCAGTCGGGCATGCGCGCCTTTTCCCGCCAGGCGATGGAACAGGCGGAAATTATCCACGATTACAATTATGCCCAGGTGCTGACGCTCAATTTAGTGCGCAAAGGATTTCGCCTGAAGGAAGTGCCGATCCGCTACCAGGTGCGGACGACCGGTCGTTCCTTCATCAAATTCACCGCCTACATGACTTCCGTTATTCCGGCGATATGGAAAGAAATGAGCCGCCCGGTCGACAAAGTTGCCATCGACCGCGATGCGCATGTGCTTTCCCAAGAGTGGACGCGGCATTGTTCGTAA
- the uvrC gene encoding excinuclease ABC subunit UvrC: MNNRLKEKLSVLPEQPGCYLMKDKHGTVIYVGKAKSLKARVRSYFTGTHDGKTQRLVEEIADFEYIVTSSNAEALILEMNLIKKHDPKYNVMLKDDKSYPFIKITAEQHPRLLITRKVKKDGGKYFGPYPNVQAANETKKLLDRLYPLRKCSTMPSRVCLYYHMGQCLAPCVYPVRDEQNKAMVEQIARFLNGGYEDVKRELTEKMHQAAEALEFERAKEYRDQIAAIEMTMEKQKMMFHDFIDRDVFGYAYDKGWMCVQVFFLRQGKLIERDVSIFPLYQDPDEEMLTFLGQFYTKAHHFKPKEIVLPADVDGELAHELLGVSIVQPKKGKKKELVELASKNAAIALKEKFYFIERDEERTIKAVERLGERLGIPAPRRIEAFDNSNLYGADPVSALVVFLDGKPAKKEYRKYKVKTVDGPNDYGSMREVVRRRYTRVLKEGLPLPDLIIIDGGKGHLSAVRDVLENELGLDVPLAGLAKDEKHRTSELLAGDPPAVVPLDRQSQEFYLLQRIQDEVHRFAVTFHRQTRQKTMLHSVLDDIPGVGEKRKKALLHYFGSVKKMKEATVEELQRANIPRAVAEKIYEKLHRHNG, translated from the coding sequence ATGAACAACCGGCTGAAAGAAAAGTTGTCCGTGCTGCCGGAGCAGCCGGGCTGCTACTTAATGAAAGACAAACATGGAACGGTCATTTACGTCGGCAAAGCGAAGTCGCTGAAGGCGCGCGTCCGCTCGTATTTCACCGGGACGCACGACGGCAAGACACAGCGGCTCGTCGAGGAAATCGCCGATTTTGAATATATTGTCACCTCGTCAAATGCCGAGGCGCTCATTTTGGAGATGAATTTGATCAAAAAGCATGACCCGAAATACAACGTTATGCTCAAAGACGATAAAAGTTATCCGTTTATTAAAATTACCGCGGAACAACATCCGCGCCTGCTCATCACCCGCAAGGTGAAAAAAGACGGCGGCAAATATTTCGGTCCGTACCCGAATGTGCAGGCGGCGAACGAAACGAAAAAGCTGCTTGATCGTTTGTATCCGCTTCGCAAATGCTCGACAATGCCTTCGCGCGTCTGTTTGTATTACCATATGGGCCAATGCCTCGCCCCGTGCGTTTACCCGGTGCGGGACGAACAAAACAAGGCGATGGTCGAGCAAATCGCCCGCTTTTTAAACGGCGGCTATGAAGACGTAAAGCGGGAGCTGACGGAAAAAATGCATCAGGCGGCCGAAGCGCTCGAGTTTGAGCGGGCGAAAGAATACCGCGACCAAATCGCGGCGATTGAGATGACGATGGAAAAGCAAAAAATGATGTTCCACGATTTCATCGACCGTGATGTGTTCGGTTATGCGTATGACAAAGGCTGGATGTGCGTACAAGTGTTTTTCCTCCGCCAAGGGAAGCTCATTGAGCGCGATGTGTCCATTTTTCCGCTTTACCAAGACCCAGATGAGGAAATGCTCACATTTTTAGGCCAGTTTTACACGAAGGCGCATCATTTCAAGCCGAAGGAAATTGTCCTGCCGGCCGATGTTGATGGAGAATTGGCCCATGAGTTGCTTGGTGTTTCCATCGTTCAACCGAAAAAAGGGAAGAAAAAAGAACTCGTTGAGCTGGCAAGCAAAAACGCCGCCATTGCGCTGAAGGAGAAATTTTATTTCATTGAACGCGACGAGGAACGGACGATCAAGGCGGTTGAGCGGCTCGGGGAGCGGCTTGGCATTCCAGCGCCGCGCCGCATCGAGGCGTTTGACAACTCGAACCTTTACGGAGCCGATCCGGTCTCAGCGCTCGTTGTCTTCCTTGACGGCAAACCGGCGAAAAAAGAGTACCGGAAATACAAAGTGAAAACAGTTGACGGGCCGAACGATTACGGGTCGATGCGCGAAGTTGTGCGCCGCCGCTACACGCGCGTGCTGAAAGAAGGGCTTCCGCTTCCCGATTTGATCATCATCGACGGCGGCAAAGGACATTTGTCGGCGGTGCGCGATGTATTGGAAAACGAGCTCGGTCTTGACGTGCCGCTTGCCGGGCTGGCGAAAGATGAAAAGCACCGCACTTCCGAGCTTTTGGCCGGCGATCCGCCAGCGGTTGTGCCGCTTGACCGGCAAAGCCAGGAGTTTTATTTATTGCAGCGCATTCAAGACGAAGTGCACCGGTTTGCCGTCACATTCCACCGCCAGACGCGGCAAAAGACGATGCTCCACTCCGTGCTCGACGACATTCCCGGCGTCGGGGAGAAGCGGAAAAAGGCGCTGTTACACTATTTCGGATCAGTCAAAAAGATGAAAGAGGCGACCGTTGAGGAGCTGCAGCGGGCGAACATCCCGCGGGCGGTGGCGGAGAAAATTTACGAAAAGCTGCATCGGCATAACGGCTAA
- a CDS encoding FTR1 family iron permease: MEVQALLITFREALEALLIVGIITSYLKRVNHREYTKYVWLGAALAVAASVGVAILFQVVFTGFAAMGSEIYLKIGIMIVSALLLTQMVFWMAEHSRDMKKSVEGKMDQFITAGNVVGMVIHSFLVVLREGVETVFFFAAITHGNIGAAIQGWGAATGIAIAVLVSYFFFKGTMRIPLKTFFKVTGAFIVLIAAGLLVQAISMMQDINLIGSVMPHVYDLTWLLPEHPIDYEHYVRDHGVAPVFSGEVGVFLKALFGYSSMPSLEEMIAYIGYFVVIYLLVTSRQGQKNSKGKERPASAAAFDEQTKSIM, encoded by the coding sequence ATGGAAGTTCAGGCGCTGCTCATTACGTTTCGCGAAGCACTCGAGGCATTGCTGATTGTTGGGATTATTACGTCCTATTTGAAACGGGTGAATCATCGCGAGTATACGAAATATGTATGGCTCGGCGCCGCCTTGGCGGTGGCCGCGAGCGTCGGTGTCGCCATTTTGTTTCAAGTCGTGTTCACCGGCTTCGCTGCGATGGGAAGTGAAATCTACTTGAAAATCGGCATTATGATCGTCTCGGCGCTCTTGTTGACGCAAATGGTGTTTTGGATGGCTGAGCATAGCCGGGACATGAAAAAAAGTGTTGAAGGGAAAATGGATCAGTTCATCACAGCCGGCAACGTGGTTGGGATGGTCATTCACTCGTTTTTGGTCGTGTTGCGCGAAGGGGTGGAAACGGTCTTTTTCTTTGCCGCCATTACACATGGGAACATCGGTGCGGCCATACAAGGATGGGGGGCGGCGACCGGAATTGCCATCGCTGTCTTGGTCAGTTACTTCTTCTTTAAGGGGACGATGCGCATTCCGCTGAAGACGTTCTTTAAAGTGACCGGTGCTTTTATCGTCTTGATTGCTGCCGGGCTGCTCGTACAAGCCATTTCAATGATGCAAGATATTAACTTGATCGGCAGCGTCATGCCCCATGTATACGACTTGACATGGCTGCTCCCGGAACATCCGATCGATTATGAGCATTATGTGCGCGACCACGGTGTCGCCCCTGTCTTTTCCGGTGAAGTCGGTGTCTTTTTAAAAGCGCTGTTCGGCTACTCATCGATGCCGTCGCTTGAAGAAATGATCGCCTATATCGGCTACTTTGTCGTGATTTACTTGCTCGTGACGAGCCGTCAAGGCCAAAAGAACAGCAAAGGGAAAGAGCGACCGGCGTCGGCCGCGGCGTTTGATGAACAGACGAAAAGCATTATGTAA